The sequence below is a genomic window from Dioscorea cayenensis subsp. rotundata cultivar TDr96_F1 chromosome 6, TDr96_F1_v2_PseudoChromosome.rev07_lg8_w22 25.fasta, whole genome shotgun sequence.
TTACCAAAACAGTCCTCAATATGGTAGTTCATCTTACAACCAAGTCCCTACACTTCCAATCCACTTATGCTTCTTTCTTGTGATACTTTTGTTGTTCATGGGTATATCATGGTACATGAGTTATGAGTCTGCATTTGAGAGTGTAATGGAGCAACTCAAGCTCATGCTCATCCTTTCACCATTAGTGTTGTTACTTGCTGTGCACTGGCTGTCTCAGCGCTCGCCGGAGCTTCTCATTCCTTTGCCGGAGAAAGAGTCTTTC
It includes:
- the LOC120262960 gene encoding uncharacterized protein LOC120262960, with product MANSRYYYQNSPQYGSSSYNQVPTLPIHLCFFLVILLLFMGISWYMSYESAFESVMEQLKLMLILSPLVLLLAVHWLSQRSPELLIPLPEKESFHRAGGSPWGVAFVLVLLMFMISYQSYFQERWFPLLSR